Sequence from the Segatella copri genome:
GCTTGCCATCGAAGGCAATAGCGGTCTGCCATGCTCCTTTGCGGAGTAGTTGGCCCAGTTCGTTACTTTGCTTGTAACGATTGGATGCGATGCTATCTACTTTTAACTCCTCGTAATCCTTCGGGTGCAAGATTGGATAGTTGGTTTGCTCGATGTTATATAACTCTGTTACACCTACTTCTTCTATGATAGGGAAGAAGGTGGCATCTGACTTCACCAGCAAGTTGTTTGCCTGGATATCTTCCTTGCTTATATAAATAGGTAAGGTATAGGCGTTCTTTTCTGCGTCCAAGGCCAGCATGAAAGAATCCATTCCATGGTATGCCTTCTTGCTCAGGTCGCATGGAATCTGCTTGTCGCTCTTTATCCATGGCATATCGCCATAGGTGAGTTGAAGGGATAGCTTATCAGCCATCATCTCTCCATAACGCTGATAGGCCGCTCTTTGCTCTACTTCTGGACGATGCCATCGACCATTGTCTTTTTCCTCTACGGAAACATAATATGGCTTGGTCTTGCCCTTTTGTTGAGCGACTTCTTCATAATTGAGAGGGTAGAGACCTTTGGTGTATTCATACAAGACTCTATCTGCTACTTCTTCTGCGGATGTATAATGAATGTGCAAAAAGTCAGACATGACATTCCAGAACTTTGAAACGGCATTGTTCATTTGAGTGACGGCCTGGGTCTCTGCGGTCTTCTCGTCCATACTCTTGTTGCTAGCAACAATTTCCTTAAGCTTTGACTCCAAACGCTCTGCGCCTCTTCTTCCAGAATAGGTGGCAAGGACTTCCTCGGCAATGTCATCGGTGGCAATAAGCTCGGTGTGGAGGTCTCTTACTTCGTTCCAGAGGTTCGACTTTTTCATCATGCCTACGACATTCTTCCATTCTTTCCAGTTCCTGTCTTGCAGTGCTTCCGCCCACAAGTGGGTGTACTCATGTACTGGTGGCTCAAAGCCCTTTGCCTCAGGATAAAGGTAAATCTTTCCTTGATAGGTGAAGCCCAGTAGCTTGCCGTCAGGAGTGCGTAGTTCTTTATGCTGCCTTCCTCTAGGGGATATGTTTATCTCGTTGGCATTGGCCAAGTCGGTGTATTCTCCTCTGTCCAGGAGGTCGAAGATTCCTTTGCCGATGTTCAAAAGGCGTTGGCGGTCTGGATTGTCATAAACGTATTCCTTTACTTGGGAATGTTTGTTTGCCTTGAACTTTGTTTCGGGAGAATCTTCTACTTTTATAACGATAGAATATCCTTCGGCCGCTCTTCCTCCTTTTTTGATGATGCTGAGTGCGTTAGCTCGATGATCAGAAAGACGGACTGTTGTTTTTTCTCCTTTGTCGTTGGAAAAATTAATATATTCAGAAACTTGAACATCTTTACCGTGAGGGTGTAACCCTATGCCTTTATATAACTCTTTTGTAAAATTGCTGGCGTTAATGCCTATATTTGTATTAAAAGATGTTATAAAATGGGCTAAATTCCCAAGAAATAGATACTTAGATGGAAATTTTTTATTATCTTTGCCATCAGAAGGGGCAACGCTCTGTGCGCCATCAGGAGACGTTCCTGATGGGAGGTACCCACGACGGTGGGAGTCGGCTGAGTTTCCAATATTGGATTTGAGAGATTGCTCCTTTCCTAGACGGTGCAGTTCTGCGATTCGCTTGTCGATTCGTGAGATTGCATCGTCTTTTTCTTTTTCCGTCAATCTCTGTGGCGCAACCTGTCTAGAACTCTCTTCCTTCACTTTCTTAGGTGCATAGTTTACATTGCCAAAGAAGGACTTAATGGCTTTTTGGTCAACTTCTTCGGCATTTATGTTCTTTACCTCTTTGAGGTCATTCTGTTTGGAAGCGGCTTCTGCATCCTGTAGTGATTCCTTTGGTGACTCTCTTTTTGCGGCTACAGGTACAGGTTTGACAGGAGTCTGACCTCTTGCCTCGATATTCAGAATTCTGTCAAGTTTTTCTAGCTTGCTCACTTTATTTGTGTCGATGACACCATCATGGTCTTTGTAAGCTTCAACCATATTTTGTAGTTCTTGCTTGAAGTTCATGAATGATGATTGAAGGTCTGCTATGAATTCAGCTTTGTCTTCTGCAGCTAGTGGCAAGGTTCCTTGGGCGTAGCTTGAATATTCCTCCTCGGCACTATAATATGTACCGTAAAGGCTATCTACTTTGGAACCATGTGGAAGAAGCTCCTTGTTTCCGGACAGAATGTCCTCTTCGTCCTCCATAGATTCCACATAGTCCTTCATCTTGGGGATGCTCAACTCCTTTCGAAGGCGAGATTGCTCATCCAAACCCTCGAAAAGCAAGGCTTGCATTAATTCAACGCTTTCTTTTCCATGCAACGGAATTTCCTTGTGGGTGTTGAG
This genomic interval carries:
- a CDS encoding ArdC-like ssDNA-binding domain-containing protein, yielding MAKEEKQNIISNFLSGWQKLFGGAKEHTTPKAKPFPKNHFYSPEELEYLSQNKEGSLIDQWAVSIGKWAFEQGKDKSSPTKFAAVKWQNGLMATWIDGKLTPDTKDRQIGRLLLLKERGYELPERYENMVQDYEAQSLVGKYFVSNNDKSIIKIDSYDRGRLIFDAPSLVLKKWEDGSLSSNEEKVAYADFHKSLNEKYTIMEEERQKEFQEKLANFEDGKELYKGMHNLLRQTYPPTIGGSIPMELRTAHPVGFFDGKVIPVSWSLTSEKDIKVNVYTNHSNALSSITINEDNAYKAKSLLNSIAHAINNEKVNGLTRSLVNVLGNKLGEDKIFAKENNTPLLEAREGTVNAVTATNDGRVIAFNLNTHKEIPLHGKESVELMQALLFEGLDEQSRLRKELSIPKMKDYVESMEDEEDILSGNKELLPHGSKVDSLYGTYYSAEEEYSSYAQGTLPLAAEDKAEFIADLQSSFMNFKQELQNMVEAYKDHDGVIDTNKVSKLEKLDRILNIEARGQTPVKPVPVAAKRESPKESLQDAEAASKQNDLKEVKNINAEEVDQKAIKSFFGNVNYAPKKVKEESSRQVAPQRLTEKEKDDAISRIDKRIAELHRLGKEQSLKSNIGNSADSHRRGYLPSGTSPDGAQSVAPSDGKDNKKFPSKYLFLGNLAHFITSFNTNIGINASNFTKELYKGIGLHPHGKDVQVSEYINFSNDKGEKTTVRLSDHRANALSIIKKGGRAAEGYSIVIKVEDSPETKFKANKHSQVKEYVYDNPDRQRLLNIGKGIFDLLDRGEYTDLANANEINISPRGRQHKELRTPDGKLLGFTYQGKIYLYPEAKGFEPPVHEYTHLWAEALQDRNWKEWKNVVGMMKKSNLWNEVRDLHTELIATDDIAEEVLATYSGRRGAERLESKLKEIVASNKSMDEKTAETQAVTQMNNAVSKFWNVMSDFLHIHYTSAEEVADRVLYEYTKGLYPLNYEEVAQQKGKTKPYYVSVEEKDNGRWHRPEVEQRAAYQRYGEMMADKLSLQLTYGDMPWIKSDKQIPCDLSKKAYHGMDSFMLALDAEKNAYTLPIYISKEDIQANNLLVKSDATFFPIIEEVGVTELYNIEQTNYPILHPKDYEELKVDSIASNRYKQSNELGQLLRKGAWQTAIAFDGKPSLASYSAKNDTIHVAPVQHYEKEQDFYRDLGMGLTRSTRKAEARKTSFESLSREELVSLVGSVILGQKNHFDVTTPQQTSMWKERLRKDPSYTKQVLSSADVASQIIMQRIDILKKGGNQDIDLRSSTPVEVDIDGNGIVESQENLVPDQKQSSNGSQEQSDEVPRQEKRHMHR